GGCTTGAGGGTATAGCGCTTTCGAGGTGTTCGACGGGAGTGCTGCAGTGTCTATGCGATCGAGCGCCGCCCGCGCGGCGCATCGCGGATGAATCCGCTCCTACATCTGTTGCAACGTGCCCCGGCCTCACAGGCTATCGAACTGCCTGTAGGAGCGGATTCATCCGCGATGCGCCGCGCGAGCGGTGCTTGATCTTGAGAGCACCGCAAGACCATCGCCCTTGACCACCCCAGGCAACCCCTCGACAAAAACCGCCACCTCCCGCGCACTCCCGAGGTGCACCACCGGCACCTGCGCCCCAATGGCCAGCCGCAACGCCTCGATCCCCAACCGGCTGACCCGGTCGAAATGCCAGACGAACTTGAGAAATACGAGAAAATCCTTGTTCGGCTTCTCATTGCACCCCTGCGGCAAATCAGGCCGCGCAGGCTTGAGCAACGAACGCTGGATAACCCGCCTCAGGCAAGTCAGCCGCGGCGTGTCCAGCCAGATCACCAGGTCGGCGTGAGGCAGACGCAAGTCGAAAGTGCGCCGCGAATAATTGCCATCGGTCACCCAACTGCCGCCCGCAAGCGCCTGTACCACCCGCTGGCGAAACACCTCGTCGTCCGCCTCCTCCCAGCCGGGTTCCCAGAACAACCGGTCCAGGTGCACCACCGGCAACCCCAGCCGCGCGCCAATCGCCCTGGCCAGGGTCGACTTGCCACTGCCGGCGTTGCCCAGAATCACGATCCGTTGCATGAGCGCCCCTTCGCTGCGGCGTATCCACCACGTTCAAACCCAGGACGAACGCCCCCCACGAGGCGCTCGGCGCTATACTCGGCGCCCTTCGTACCTGGATCGGGAAAAATCAATGCGGCAAGTACTGCTCATCGTAGACGTGCAATCCACCTTCAGCCCGTCCGAGCGACTGGTGGACGGCATCCGCCGGCTGTCGGCGACCATCCCCACCGTCGCCTCCGTCGAACTGCACGACGAGCAGGCCACCCCGTTCCAGCGCCAGCTCGGCTGGCACCCGGCCGCCGAGGACGTGGCCCTGGTCGAAGCGGACAAGGTGTTCATCAAGCACGGCTACGGTCAGACCGCCGAAACCCTCGCCTACATCAAGAGCCTGAACGTCGAGCGCGTGCTGGTGTGCGGCCTGCAGACCGAGACCTGCGTGCTGGCGGCGGGTTTTGCCCTGTTCGACGCCGGGCTCAACCCGACCCTGGTGACCGACCTCACCTCGGGCTCCTCGCTGGACCGCTCCGGGCAGCTGGGCATCGACCTGTGGAAGCACCACTTCGGCCAGGTGACCACCGCCGCCGAAGTACTGGCCAACCTCTGACCCCGCGCTACGGCCCGGTCACCACGGCACGGCCTGCATGGGCCGGCCCGGGCTCATCGATCTGCGCCATGCTCAAGCGCGCCGTCTCCTTGAGCATCAGCGAGCACACGGCGACAAGCAGCAGCGCCGCAGCGCCGTAGAGGGCCACCCCCAAGGGGTTATGGTCGGTGAGGATCAGGATCGCCGTGGCGATGCTCGACGCCGTGCCGCCGCCCAGCGCCGCGCCGACCTGGTAGCTGGCCGAGATCCCCGAGTAACGCATGCTGCGCGGGAACTGTTCGCCGAGAAATGCCGGGATCGGCCCCTGGGTCGCCCCCATCAACGCGCCGGTCAGGCCATAGGCGAACAGCGCGATGGCAAAGCTGTGCAGGTCGACCAGGGCGAAGAACGCGAACAGCCCCAGCGCCATCGCCAAGGCGCCATACACCATCACCGTGCGCCGCCCCAGGCGGTCGGACAGGTGCCCGAACAGCGGCGCCGACAGCACGATGGCCACCGACAGGGTCAGGTCGAACATCAACGCCTCGGTGCTGCCGA
This genomic stretch from Pseudomonas entomophila harbors:
- a CDS encoding isochorismatase family protein, with product MRQVLLIVDVQSTFSPSERLVDGIRRLSATIPTVASVELHDEQATPFQRQLGWHPAAEDVALVEADKVFIKHGYGQTAETLAYIKSLNVERVLVCGLQTETCVLAAGFALFDAGLNPTLVTDLTSGSSLDRSGQLGIDLWKHHFGQVTTAAEVLANL
- a CDS encoding AAA family ATPase, yielding MQRIVILGNAGSGKSTLARAIGARLGLPVVHLDRLFWEPGWEEADDEVFRQRVVQALAGGSWVTDGNYSRRTFDLRLPHADLVIWLDTPRLTCLRRVIQRSLLKPARPDLPQGCNEKPNKDFLVFLKFVWHFDRVSRLGIEALRLAIGAQVPVVHLGSAREVAVFVEGLPGVVKGDGLAVLSRSSTARAAHRG